The following proteins come from a genomic window of Larimichthys crocea isolate SSNF chromosome XV, L_crocea_2.0, whole genome shotgun sequence:
- the bcas1 gene encoding breast carcinoma-amplified sequence 1 isoform X5, whose amino-acid sequence MGNENSKSNELTKNGTIPEKHENGSVNGVSASITSNGLDFNGETVVKTNGGPLSLNHAIELTEPDCVVVESVAQKAEALVISETPETPATPEKPATPEPPATPATLEPPATPATPEPAVKKEEAKKNKGEKARGFGNMFKKKAGPPAEPVEKIQEKEIPNDNPTDVSVPAAEPQPETANLNPESESLTEPESVTLDQSSEEEKAPETDNGNSQPVEIQVDSLAEENPVMNFFKTLVTPKTAKKETATPDATKDQSQKESQPAATTTVAQVSEPPAAPKGMSIPPPPPPEPPKMEVKGEPAAKPVKPTPKEEPKAAAKEPEASKGKSAKDTLSKFFRSKVQIGIKAPKGKGASASGANAPAKTAPVTNKEEPQPAVEVEVQPVVEVQETPVEVPEPVVEVQSEQNVEAQETAEEVAQLVVEEQTVEEVPQPVVEDEKVDPSKASTLEATPKPEPPPPVQEEKKAGSKSSFLSLFKPKAADPKKATPAPAAAGEAAQAAKAKEEPKAAAKSSEAVVDKPASAASQSGDDAANVPKKLEKRNSIQLFFKILGQKRNSTDAGIQTEQGAIAQPAEKAK is encoded by the exons ATGGGAAACGAGAACTCCAAGAGCAACGAGCTAACAAAG AATGGGACAATTCCCGAGAAGCATGAGAATGGATCAGTGAATGGCGTCTCTGCAAGCATCACATCTAATGGATTGGACT TTAACGGTGAGACCGTAGTCAAAACAAATGGTGGACCTCTCTCCTTAAACCACGCCATAGAATTAACTGAGCCTGATTGTGTGGTAGTCGAATCAGTCGCTCAGAAAGCCGAGGCTCTGGTTATCTCCGAAACCCCTGAAACCCCTGCAACCCCTGAAAAACCTGCAACCCCTGAACCCCCTGCAACACCTGCAACCCTTGAACCCCCTGCAACACCTGCAACCCCTGAACCCGCCGTCAAGAAggaagaagcaaagaaaaataaaggagAAAAAGCTCGAGGTTTTGGCAATATGTTCAAGAAGAAGGCAGGACCTCCAGCTGAACCGGTCGAGAAAATTCAAGAAAAAGAGATCCCAAACGATAATCCGACAGATGTAAGTGTTCCTGCTGCTGAGCCACAGCCG GAGACAGCTAACCTAAACCCAGAATCAGAATCATTAACGGAGCCAGAGAGTGTGACTCTAGACCAGAgctcagaggaagaaaaagctCCCGAAACTGACAACGGAAACAGTCAACCTGTGGAAATCCAAGTGGACAGTCTCGCCGAAGAGAATCCAGTTATGAACTTCTTCAAAACACTA GTGACtccaaaaacagccaaaaaggaAACAGCAACTCCTGATGCAACAAAAGATCAG TCCCAGAAGGAGAGCCAACCAGCGGCAACCACTACT GTTGCACAAGTATCTGAGCCCCCAGCAGCACCCAAAGGAATGTCTAtcccaccaccccctcctccagAGCCACCGAAAATGGAAGTCAAAGGAGAACCAGCTGCCAAACCTGTAAAACCCACGCCAAAAGAAGAACCCAAAGCTGCTGCGAAGGAACCCGAGGCCTCAAAAGGAAAATCAGCCAAAGATACTCTGAGCAAATTCTTCCGCTCAAAG GTACAGATAGGTATCAAGGCACCCAAAGGCAAAGGCGCTTCAGCAAGTGGAGCCAATGCCCCGGCCAAGACTGCACCAGTG acaaacaaggAGGAACCACAGCCAGCAGTAGAAGTAGAGGTACAACCAGTTGTAGAAGTTCAG GAGACACCAGTGGAGGTGCCAGAACCAGTTGTAGAAGTCCAG AGCGAACAAAATGTTGAAGCTcaagagacagcagaggaagtgGCACAGCTAGTTGTAGAAGAGCAG ACGGTGGAAGAAGTACCACAGCCAGTGGTAGAAGATGAG AAGGTGGATCCCTCGAAAGCCAGCACCTTGGAGGCTACTCCAAAGCCAGAACCACCCCCGCCTGTTCAGGAAGAGAAGAAAGCGGGCTCGAAATcatccttcctgtctctcttcaagCCTAAA GCTGCCGATCCCAAGAAGGCAACCCCCGCCCCAGCTGCGGCAGGAGAGGCAGCTCAGGCAGCCAAAGCCAAGGAGGAACCCAAAGCAGCAGCCAAGTCATCAGAGGCGGTTGTAGATAAACCGGCCTCAGCGGCCTCCCAATCTGGAGACGACGCAGCCAATGTGCCCAAGAAACTGGAGAAGAGGAACTCCATCCAGCTGTTCTTTAAAATTCTT GGTCAGAAACGTAACTCTACAGATGCCGGGATTCAGACAGAGCAAGGCGCTATTGCTCAACCAGCTGAGAAGgccaaatga
- the bcas1 gene encoding breast carcinoma-amplified sequence 1 isoform X9 → MGNENSKSNELTKNGTIPEKHENGSVNGVSASITSNGLDFNGETVVKTNGGPLSLNHAIELTEPDCVVVESVAQKAEALVISETPETPATPEKPATPEPPATPATLEPPATPATPEPAVKKEEAKKNKGEKARGFGNMFKKKAGPPAEPVEKIQEKEIPNDNPTDVSVPAAEPQPETANLNPESESLTEPESVTLDQSSEEEKAPETDNGNSQPVEIQVDSLAEENPVMNFFKTLVTPKTAKKETATPDATKDQSQKESQPAATTTVAQVSEPPAAPKGMSIPPPPPPEPPKMEVKGEPAAKPVKPTPKEEPKAAAKEPEASKGKSAKDTLSKFFRSKIGIKAPKGKGASASGANAPAKTAPVKVDPSKASTLEATPKPEPPPPVQEEKKAGSKSSFLSLFKPKVLLDRMTTKVQAASTSGVRLLRKTTGVAADPKKATPAPAAAGEAAQAAKAKEEPKAAAKSSEAVVDKPASAASQSGDDAANVPKKLEKRNSIQLFFKILGQKRNSTDAGIQTEQGAIAQPAEKAK, encoded by the exons ATGGGAAACGAGAACTCCAAGAGCAACGAGCTAACAAAG AATGGGACAATTCCCGAGAAGCATGAGAATGGATCAGTGAATGGCGTCTCTGCAAGCATCACATCTAATGGATTGGACT TTAACGGTGAGACCGTAGTCAAAACAAATGGTGGACCTCTCTCCTTAAACCACGCCATAGAATTAACTGAGCCTGATTGTGTGGTAGTCGAATCAGTCGCTCAGAAAGCCGAGGCTCTGGTTATCTCCGAAACCCCTGAAACCCCTGCAACCCCTGAAAAACCTGCAACCCCTGAACCCCCTGCAACACCTGCAACCCTTGAACCCCCTGCAACACCTGCAACCCCTGAACCCGCCGTCAAGAAggaagaagcaaagaaaaataaaggagAAAAAGCTCGAGGTTTTGGCAATATGTTCAAGAAGAAGGCAGGACCTCCAGCTGAACCGGTCGAGAAAATTCAAGAAAAAGAGATCCCAAACGATAATCCGACAGATGTAAGTGTTCCTGCTGCTGAGCCACAGCCG GAGACAGCTAACCTAAACCCAGAATCAGAATCATTAACGGAGCCAGAGAGTGTGACTCTAGACCAGAgctcagaggaagaaaaagctCCCGAAACTGACAACGGAAACAGTCAACCTGTGGAAATCCAAGTGGACAGTCTCGCCGAAGAGAATCCAGTTATGAACTTCTTCAAAACACTA GTGACtccaaaaacagccaaaaaggaAACAGCAACTCCTGATGCAACAAAAGATCAG TCCCAGAAGGAGAGCCAACCAGCGGCAACCACTACT GTTGCACAAGTATCTGAGCCCCCAGCAGCACCCAAAGGAATGTCTAtcccaccaccccctcctccagAGCCACCGAAAATGGAAGTCAAAGGAGAACCAGCTGCCAAACCTGTAAAACCCACGCCAAAAGAAGAACCCAAAGCTGCTGCGAAGGAACCCGAGGCCTCAAAAGGAAAATCAGCCAAAGATACTCTGAGCAAATTCTTCCGCTCAAAG ATAGGTATCAAGGCACCCAAAGGCAAAGGCGCTTCAGCAAGTGGAGCCAATGCCCCGGCCAAGACTGCACCAGTG AAGGTGGATCCCTCGAAAGCCAGCACCTTGGAGGCTACTCCAAAGCCAGAACCACCCCCGCCTGTTCAGGAAGAGAAGAAAGCGGGCTCGAAATcatccttcctgtctctcttcaagCCTAAA GTACTGTTAGACCGCATGACAACAAAAGTCCAAGCAGCCTCCACAAGTGGAGTTCGGCTCCTCAGGAAAACAACTGGAGTG GCTGCCGATCCCAAGAAGGCAACCCCCGCCCCAGCTGCGGCAGGAGAGGCAGCTCAGGCAGCCAAAGCCAAGGAGGAACCCAAAGCAGCAGCCAAGTCATCAGAGGCGGTTGTAGATAAACCGGCCTCAGCGGCCTCCCAATCTGGAGACGACGCAGCCAATGTGCCCAAGAAACTGGAGAAGAGGAACTCCATCCAGCTGTTCTTTAAAATTCTT GGTCAGAAACGTAACTCTACAGATGCCGGGATTCAGACAGAGCAAGGCGCTATTGCTCAACCAGCTGAGAAGgccaaatga
- the bcas1 gene encoding breast carcinoma-amplified sequence 1 isoform X8, with amino-acid sequence MGNENSKSNELTKNGTIPEKHENGSVNGVSASITSNGLDFNGETVVKTNGGPLSLNHAIELTEPDCVVVESVAQKAEALVISETPETPATPEKPATPEPPATPATLEPPATPATPEPAVKKEEAKKNKGEKARGFGNMFKKKAGPPAEPVEKIQEKEIPNDNPTDVSVPAAEPQPETANLNPESESLTEPESVTLDQSSEEEKAPETDNGNSQPVEIQVDSLAEENPVMNFFKTLVTPKTAKKETATPDATKDQSQKESQPAATTTVAQVSEPPAAPKGMSIPPPPPPEPPKMEVKGEPAAKPVKPTPKEEPKAAAKEPEASKGKSAKDTLSKFFRSKVQIGIKAPKGKGASASGANAPAKTAPVKVDPSKASTLEATPKPEPPPPVQEEKKAGSKSSFLSLFKPKVLLDRMTTKVQAASTSGVRLLRKTTGVAADPKKATPAPAAAGEAAQAAKAKEEPKAAAKSSEAVVDKPASAASQSGDDAANVPKKLEKRNSIQLFFKILGQKRNSTDAGIQTEQGAIAQPAEKAK; translated from the exons ATGGGAAACGAGAACTCCAAGAGCAACGAGCTAACAAAG AATGGGACAATTCCCGAGAAGCATGAGAATGGATCAGTGAATGGCGTCTCTGCAAGCATCACATCTAATGGATTGGACT TTAACGGTGAGACCGTAGTCAAAACAAATGGTGGACCTCTCTCCTTAAACCACGCCATAGAATTAACTGAGCCTGATTGTGTGGTAGTCGAATCAGTCGCTCAGAAAGCCGAGGCTCTGGTTATCTCCGAAACCCCTGAAACCCCTGCAACCCCTGAAAAACCTGCAACCCCTGAACCCCCTGCAACACCTGCAACCCTTGAACCCCCTGCAACACCTGCAACCCCTGAACCCGCCGTCAAGAAggaagaagcaaagaaaaataaaggagAAAAAGCTCGAGGTTTTGGCAATATGTTCAAGAAGAAGGCAGGACCTCCAGCTGAACCGGTCGAGAAAATTCAAGAAAAAGAGATCCCAAACGATAATCCGACAGATGTAAGTGTTCCTGCTGCTGAGCCACAGCCG GAGACAGCTAACCTAAACCCAGAATCAGAATCATTAACGGAGCCAGAGAGTGTGACTCTAGACCAGAgctcagaggaagaaaaagctCCCGAAACTGACAACGGAAACAGTCAACCTGTGGAAATCCAAGTGGACAGTCTCGCCGAAGAGAATCCAGTTATGAACTTCTTCAAAACACTA GTGACtccaaaaacagccaaaaaggaAACAGCAACTCCTGATGCAACAAAAGATCAG TCCCAGAAGGAGAGCCAACCAGCGGCAACCACTACT GTTGCACAAGTATCTGAGCCCCCAGCAGCACCCAAAGGAATGTCTAtcccaccaccccctcctccagAGCCACCGAAAATGGAAGTCAAAGGAGAACCAGCTGCCAAACCTGTAAAACCCACGCCAAAAGAAGAACCCAAAGCTGCTGCGAAGGAACCCGAGGCCTCAAAAGGAAAATCAGCCAAAGATACTCTGAGCAAATTCTTCCGCTCAAAG GTACAGATAGGTATCAAGGCACCCAAAGGCAAAGGCGCTTCAGCAAGTGGAGCCAATGCCCCGGCCAAGACTGCACCAGTG AAGGTGGATCCCTCGAAAGCCAGCACCTTGGAGGCTACTCCAAAGCCAGAACCACCCCCGCCTGTTCAGGAAGAGAAGAAAGCGGGCTCGAAATcatccttcctgtctctcttcaagCCTAAA GTACTGTTAGACCGCATGACAACAAAAGTCCAAGCAGCCTCCACAAGTGGAGTTCGGCTCCTCAGGAAAACAACTGGAGTG GCTGCCGATCCCAAGAAGGCAACCCCCGCCCCAGCTGCGGCAGGAGAGGCAGCTCAGGCAGCCAAAGCCAAGGAGGAACCCAAAGCAGCAGCCAAGTCATCAGAGGCGGTTGTAGATAAACCGGCCTCAGCGGCCTCCCAATCTGGAGACGACGCAGCCAATGTGCCCAAGAAACTGGAGAAGAGGAACTCCATCCAGCTGTTCTTTAAAATTCTT GGTCAGAAACGTAACTCTACAGATGCCGGGATTCAGACAGAGCAAGGCGCTATTGCTCAACCAGCTGAGAAGgccaaatga
- the bcas1 gene encoding breast carcinoma-amplified sequence 1 isoform X10, protein MGNENSKSNELTKNGTIPEKHENGSVNGVSASITSNGLDFNGETVVKTNGGPLSLNHAIELTEPDCVVVESVAQKAEALVISETPETPATPEKPATPEPPATPATLEPPATPATPEPAVKKEEAKKNKGEKARGFGNMFKKKAGPPAEPVEKIQEKEIPNDNPTDVSVPAAEPQPETANLNPESESLTEPESVTLDQSSEEEKAPETDNGNSQPVEIQVDSLAEENPVMNFFKTLVTPKTAKKETATPDATKDQSQKESQPAATTTVAQVSEPPAAPKGMSIPPPPPPEPPKMEVKGEPAAKPVKPTPKEEPKAAAKEPEASKGKSAKDTLSKFFRSKKVDPSKASTLEATPKPEPPPPVQEEKKAGSKSSFLSLFKPKVLLDRMTTKVQAASTSGVRLLRKTTGVAADPKKATPAPAAAGEAAQAAKAKEEPKAAAKSSEAVVDKPASAASQSGDDAANVPKKLEKRNSIQLFFKILGQKRNSTDAGIQTEQGAIAQPAEKAK, encoded by the exons ATGGGAAACGAGAACTCCAAGAGCAACGAGCTAACAAAG AATGGGACAATTCCCGAGAAGCATGAGAATGGATCAGTGAATGGCGTCTCTGCAAGCATCACATCTAATGGATTGGACT TTAACGGTGAGACCGTAGTCAAAACAAATGGTGGACCTCTCTCCTTAAACCACGCCATAGAATTAACTGAGCCTGATTGTGTGGTAGTCGAATCAGTCGCTCAGAAAGCCGAGGCTCTGGTTATCTCCGAAACCCCTGAAACCCCTGCAACCCCTGAAAAACCTGCAACCCCTGAACCCCCTGCAACACCTGCAACCCTTGAACCCCCTGCAACACCTGCAACCCCTGAACCCGCCGTCAAGAAggaagaagcaaagaaaaataaaggagAAAAAGCTCGAGGTTTTGGCAATATGTTCAAGAAGAAGGCAGGACCTCCAGCTGAACCGGTCGAGAAAATTCAAGAAAAAGAGATCCCAAACGATAATCCGACAGATGTAAGTGTTCCTGCTGCTGAGCCACAGCCG GAGACAGCTAACCTAAACCCAGAATCAGAATCATTAACGGAGCCAGAGAGTGTGACTCTAGACCAGAgctcagaggaagaaaaagctCCCGAAACTGACAACGGAAACAGTCAACCTGTGGAAATCCAAGTGGACAGTCTCGCCGAAGAGAATCCAGTTATGAACTTCTTCAAAACACTA GTGACtccaaaaacagccaaaaaggaAACAGCAACTCCTGATGCAACAAAAGATCAG TCCCAGAAGGAGAGCCAACCAGCGGCAACCACTACT GTTGCACAAGTATCTGAGCCCCCAGCAGCACCCAAAGGAATGTCTAtcccaccaccccctcctccagAGCCACCGAAAATGGAAGTCAAAGGAGAACCAGCTGCCAAACCTGTAAAACCCACGCCAAAAGAAGAACCCAAAGCTGCTGCGAAGGAACCCGAGGCCTCAAAAGGAAAATCAGCCAAAGATACTCTGAGCAAATTCTTCCGCTCAAAG AAGGTGGATCCCTCGAAAGCCAGCACCTTGGAGGCTACTCCAAAGCCAGAACCACCCCCGCCTGTTCAGGAAGAGAAGAAAGCGGGCTCGAAATcatccttcctgtctctcttcaagCCTAAA GTACTGTTAGACCGCATGACAACAAAAGTCCAAGCAGCCTCCACAAGTGGAGTTCGGCTCCTCAGGAAAACAACTGGAGTG GCTGCCGATCCCAAGAAGGCAACCCCCGCCCCAGCTGCGGCAGGAGAGGCAGCTCAGGCAGCCAAAGCCAAGGAGGAACCCAAAGCAGCAGCCAAGTCATCAGAGGCGGTTGTAGATAAACCGGCCTCAGCGGCCTCCCAATCTGGAGACGACGCAGCCAATGTGCCCAAGAAACTGGAGAAGAGGAACTCCATCCAGCTGTTCTTTAAAATTCTT GGTCAGAAACGTAACTCTACAGATGCCGGGATTCAGACAGAGCAAGGCGCTATTGCTCAACCAGCTGAGAAGgccaaatga
- the bcas1 gene encoding breast carcinoma-amplified sequence 1 isoform X1 translates to MGNENSKSNELTKNGTIPEKHENGSVNGVSASITSNGLDFNGETVVKTNGGPLSLNHAIELTEPDCVVVESVAQKAEALVISETPETPATPEKPATPEPPATPATLEPPATPATPEPAVKKEEAKKNKGEKARGFGNMFKKKAGPPAEPVEKIQEKEIPNDNPTDVSVPAAEPQPESGSIGDEAATMIVAEHREDLENLHQKAEVSTQTDTESKADISTQTGDDDDTVIVETAETVVMAEEVFEETAGEDPRGDETAEISIEEVVIRGNDVYEYIVFRAERVEITDIFEISHIKTDVPEMPEISAEPELTPNKSITQCEIVTEDNNVDETAPLEFSFSLPKVVADCVNAVFAADSDSTDFPAVNTSQPRVAEVITEDNIEGTREVSADVVVIKVAEPEYNAVTPEAGKANDLPSLDKKPVTTVAEAITEVVCEEPNPTSANQVKELSDLVATQILVKEESAHEEVNAEDAVEFKDVSEEGAPSNELITIEELLEDILNSPDNEVKPECIPEVIATGETAKVGEDVIVHEGTVEEAEPSPAIAMILEAAIDVLSQEFSAITPQDPAMDNDLPLEEEVIVATYFMPLSGELDTILTISEEPSETTAEELNEEAIEALSNEFEAVPGSVEDDTTVLESSTGGEVTSSNDPVGIKTKESDDVLLVTGEFQPHVSVQEDNVAPSVVAVEEPTDPSPVEPVEQSASPLESQMLVVIVGTTVDEVTEEVIHEMDNSGDVSTTVDINSKDSEIVASDELMAECVEVVFETIVEEIIMEDITAECNLVTTVEGSTVDHRKL, encoded by the exons ATGGGAAACGAGAACTCCAAGAGCAACGAGCTAACAAAG AATGGGACAATTCCCGAGAAGCATGAGAATGGATCAGTGAATGGCGTCTCTGCAAGCATCACATCTAATGGATTGGACT TTAACGGTGAGACCGTAGTCAAAACAAATGGTGGACCTCTCTCCTTAAACCACGCCATAGAATTAACTGAGCCTGATTGTGTGGTAGTCGAATCAGTCGCTCAGAAAGCCGAGGCTCTGGTTATCTCCGAAACCCCTGAAACCCCTGCAACCCCTGAAAAACCTGCAACCCCTGAACCCCCTGCAACACCTGCAACCCTTGAACCCCCTGCAACACCTGCAACCCCTGAACCCGCCGTCAAGAAggaagaagcaaagaaaaataaaggagAAAAAGCTCGAGGTTTTGGCAATATGTTCAAGAAGAAGGCAGGACCTCCAGCTGAACCGGTCGAGAAAATTCAAGAAAAAGAGATCCCAAACGATAATCCGACAGATGTAAGTGTTCCTGCTGCTGAGCCACAGCCG GAGTCGGGCTCCATTGGAGACGAAGCTGCCACCATGATTGTCGCTGAGCATAGAGAGGACTTGGAAAATCTACATCAAAAAGCTGAAGTATCAACGCAAACGGACACAGAAAGCAAAGCAGACATTTCAACGCAAActggcgatgatgatgatacagTCATTGTCGAGACGGCGGAAACTGTTGTCATGGCCGAGGAGGTTTTTGAAGAAACGGCAGGTGAGGATCCCCGAGGCGACGAGACAGCTGAGATCAGCATTGAAGAAGTGGTCATCAGGGGGAACGATGTGTACGAGTATATAGTGTTCAGAGCAGAGCGAGTAgaaattacagacatttttgaAATCAGCCACATCAAAACCGACGTTCCTGAAATGCCAGAAATTTCTGCAGAACCAGAACTTACTCCAAACAAATCCATTACACAATGTGAAATAGTTACAGAAGATAATAATGTTGATGAAACTGCGCCGTTGGAGTTCTCTTTCAGCCTCCCTAAAGTGGTGGCAGATTGCGTTAACGCGGTTTTCGCCGCTGATTCTGATTCCACTGACTTTCCTGCTGTAAACACATCACAGCCACGCGTAGCTGAAGTAATTACTGAAGACAATATTGAAGGAACCAGGGAGGTGTCAGCTGATGTGGTGGTGATTAAAGTTGCTGAACCTGAGTATAATGCTGTCACTCCTGAGGCCGGGAAAGCAAATGACCTACCTTCCCTAGACAAAAAGCCTGTGACAACGGTGGCAGAAGCAATCACGGAGGTTGTTTGCGAGGAGCCAAATCCAACATCTGCAAACCAAGTCAAAGAACTTTCTGATCTTGTTGCGACACAAATTCTAGTTAAGGAGGAATCTGCCCATGAAGAGGTCAACGCTGAAGATGCTGTCGAGTTCAAGGATGTAAGTGAAGAAGGCGCTCCATCCAATGAGCTCATCACTATTGAGGAACTTTTGGAGGACATTTTAAATTCTCCCGATAATGAAGTGAAGCCTGAGTGTATTCCTGAAGTTATTGCTACAGGTGAGACTGCTAAGGTTGGTGAAGATGTGATAGTTCATGAGGGAACGGTTGAAGAAGCAGAACCAAGTCCTGCCATTGCCATGATACTAGAAGCAGCAATTGATGTCCTCTCTCAAGAATTTAGTGCCATCACTCCACAGGACCCTGCGATGGATAATGACCTCCCCCTGGAAGAAGAGGTGATCGTTGCAACATATTTTATGCCCCTTTCTGGAGAACTAGATACGATTCTTACCATTTCAGAAGAGCCAAGTGAGACAACTGCTGAGGAGCTGAATGAAGAAGCTATAGAGGCTTTATCAAATGAATTTGAAGCAGTGCCTGGAAGTGTGGAGGATGATACCACTGTCCTTGAGTCATCTACTGGAGGAGAGGTTACCAGTTCCAATGACCCTGTGggaataaaaactaaagaatcTGATGATGTTTTATTGGTCACAGGAGAGTTTCAGCCTCACGTTTCAGTACAAGAGGACAATGTCGCTCCATCTGTGGTTGCTGTGGAAGAACCAACTGATCCCAGTCCTGTAGAGCCCGTGGAACAGAGTGCGAGCCCTCTTGAGTCACAAATGCTAGTGGTAATTGTTGGGACAACGGTAGATGAAGTTACAGAAGAGGTAATACATGAAATGGATAATTCTGGAGATGTTTCAACTACCGTTGACATAAACTCTAAAGACTCGGAAATTGTCGCTTCAGATGAGCTTATGGCAGAGTGTGTTGAGGTTGTTTTTGAGACCATTGTGGAAGAAATCATCATGGAAGACATTACGGCTGAATGTAACCTTGTGACTACAGTGGAAGGAAGTACCGTGGATCATCGAAAACTCTAA